One genomic window of Salvia miltiorrhiza cultivar Shanhuang (shh) chromosome 4, IMPLAD_Smil_shh, whole genome shotgun sequence includes the following:
- the LOC131022031 gene encoding arginase 1, mitochondrial, with product MKNVGRMGIHYLQRLNAENVPKDLIEKGQARVIEASLTLIRERAKLKGELLRALGGVVASTSLLGVPLGHNSSFLQGPAFAPPRIREAIWCGSTNSTTEEGKDLNDPRVMTDVGDVPVQELRDCGVDDDRLMNIISESVKLVMEEEPLRPLVLGGDHSISFPAVRAVSEKLGGPVDILHLDAHPDIYDAFEGNKYSHASSFARIMEGGYARRLLQVGIRSITKEGREQGKRFGVEQYEMRTFSRDRNLLENLKLGEGVKGVYISVDVDCMDPAFAPGVSHIEPGGLSFRDVLNILQNLKGDVVAADVVEFNPQRDTVDGMTAMVAGKLVRELTAKISK from the exons ATGAAGAACGTTGGAAGGATGGGAATCCATTACCTGCAGAGGCTGAATGCTGAAAATGTTCCCAAGGACTTGATAGAGAAAGGCCAGGCTCGTGTTATTGAGGCATCCCTGACACTCATCCGCGAGAGAGCGAAGCTCAAG GGTGAACTCCTACGAGCTTTGggaggcgtggtggcatcaacATCTCTTCTTGGAGTTCCCTTAGGGCACAACTCTTCCTTTCTCCAGGGGCCTGCATTTGCACCTCCACGTATAAGAGAAGCCATTTGGTGTGGGAGCACAAATTCCACCACAGAGGAAG GTAAAGATCTTAATGATCCAAGGGTCATGACAGATGTTGGCGATGTTCCAGTTCAGGAGTTACGAGATTGTGGAGTTGATGATGATAGATTGATGAATATTATAAGTGAATCTGTGAAGTTAGTGATGGAAGAA GAACCATTGCGGCCTTTGGTGCTAGGAGGTGACCACTCTATTTCATTTCCTGCCGTGAGAGCCGTATCTGAGAAGCTTGGAGGGCCTGTTGATATTCTTCACCTGGATGCTCATCCTGATATTTATGATGCTTTTGAGGGGAATAAATATTCTCATGCATCTTCTTTTGCTAGAATCATGGAGGGTGGTTATGCTCGGCGATTATTGCAG GTTGGAATCAGATCTATTACAAAGGAAGGCCGGGAACAAGGGAAGCGTTTTGGTGTAGAGCAATATGAAATGCGGACATTTTCAAGGGATCGGAACCTACTCGAGAATCTG AAACTTGGTGAAGGCGTTAAAGGCGTTTATATTTCTGTGGATGTGGACTGTATGGATCCAGCATTTGCGCCAGGAGTATCTCACATTGAGCCCGGAGGCCTCTCTTTCCGTGATGTTCTCAACATTCTTCAAAATCTTAAAGGTGATGTTGTTGCTGCAGATGTCGTTGAGTTCAATCCACAGCGAGACACTGTTGATGGGATGACAGCAATGGTTGCTGGAAAGCTGGTAAGAGAGCTGACTGCAAAGATTTCAAAATGA
- the LOC131022033 gene encoding probable tRNA N6-adenosine threonylcarbamoyltransferase, mitochondrial isoform X4 — protein sequence MASLTSNLTSITSRLTLLRKPSIHYSTTTLQKLQFRLKLSRPAAPFPHHTIHYSSCPKARTVKASSQDEELVVLGIETSCDDTAAAVVRSNGEILSQVVSSQADLLVRYGGVAPKMAEEAHSLVIDQVVQEALDKAKLTEEDLSAVAVTIGPGLSLCLRVGVRKARKLAGAYTLPIIGVHHMEAHALVARLVQSELQFPFMAFLISGGHNLLVLARDLGHYIQLGTTIDDAIGEAYDKTAKWLGLDMRKSGGPAVEELAREGDENSIKFKVPMKQHKDCNFSYAGLKTQVRMAIESKNIDAAVHVASASEEDRKARADIAASFQRVAVLHLEEKCERAIEWALEMEPSMKHLVVSGGVASNQYVRSRLIKIVEKKGLQLVCPPPSLCTDNGVMIAWAGIEHFRMGRYDPPPPACEPEDAVLDLRPRWPLGEELAQGRSEARSIKTARIHPSLTSLIQASMNNP from the exons ATGGCGTCCTTGACGTCCAATTTAACCTCCATAACTTCCCGCCTAACCCTTCTCCGCAAGCCCTCAATCCACTATTCCACCACAACTCTCCAAAAATTGCAATTTCGCCTCAAATTGAGCAGACCCGCAGCTCCCTTTCCCCATCACACAATCCATTATTCATCTTGCCCGAAGGCGCGAACCGTAAAAGCGTCAAGCCAAGATGAGGAATTGGTTGTTCTTGGTATTGAAACTAGCTGCGACGACACTGCGGCTGCAGTA GTACGGAGCAATGGCGAAATCCTTAGTCAAGTTGTGTCTTCACAG GCAGATCTGCTTGTTCGTTATGGAGGAGTTGCTCCTAAGATGGCAGAAGAAGCACATTCACTGGTGATTGATCAG GTAGTGCAGGAGGCTCTTGATAAAGCAAAATTAACTGAGGAAGATCTTTCTGCAGTTGCCGTTACGATTGGTCCTGGTTTAAGCCTTTGTCTGCGTG TTGGTGTTAGGAAAGCTCGGAAACTTGCTGGGGCGTATACTCTACCCATTATTGGCGTCCATCACATGGAAGCCCATGCCTTGGTAGCAAG GTTAGTGCAAAGCGAGTTACAGTTCCCTTTCATGGCCTTCCTCATCTCAG GCGGCCATAATCTTCTTGTTCTTGCCCGTGATCTTGGCCATTACATACAACTTGGGACCACGATAGATGATGCGATTGGGGAGGCATACGATAAGACAGCCAAATGGCTTGGTCTTGATATGAGGAAGAGTGGAGGCCCTGCTGTAGAGGAGCTAGCTCGAGAGGGTGATGAAAATTCTATTAAATTCAAG GTGCCCATGAAACAGCACAAAGACTGCAATTTCTCATATGCAGGTCTGAAGACTCAAGTCAGGATGGCAATTGAATCcaaaaacat TGATGCTGCAGTACATGTTGCTTCAGCTAGTGAGGAAGACAGAAAGGCTCGGGCTGATATTGCAGCCTCGTTTCAG CGCGTTGCAGTGTTGCATTTAGAAGAAAAGTGCGAACGAGCAATTGAATGGGCATTAGAGATGGAGCCGTCTATGAAGCATTTG GTAGTCTCGGGAGGCGTTGCATCCAACCAGTATGTCAGGTCTCGCCTCATTAAGATCGTCGAAAAGAAAGGCCTGCAACTTGTCTGCCCTCCTCCCAGTCTCTGTACTGACAACG GCGTAATGATCGCTTGGGCCGGCATCGAGCATTTCCGCATGGGAAGATACGATCCTCCGCCACCTGCATGTGAACCGGAGGATGCCGTG CTTGATCTACGGCCAAGGTGGCCATTGGGGGAGGAATTAGCTCAAGGAAGAAGTGAAGCTCGCTCAATCAAAACAGCTCGGATTCATCCCTCTCTCACCTCTCTCATTCAAGCATCTATGAACAACCCTTGA
- the LOC131022033 gene encoding probable tRNA N6-adenosine threonylcarbamoyltransferase, mitochondrial isoform X1, with amino-acid sequence MASLTSNLTSITSRLTLLRKPSIHYSTTTLQKLQFRLKLSRPAAPFPHHTIHYSSCPKARTVKASSQDEELVVLGIETSCDDTAAAVVRSNGEILSQVVSSQADLLVRYGGVAPKMAEEAHSLVIDQVKVRSDHSHMNDLYTSSTHAVDISRGRLFSFYPCCVYVCVCVCVCVLYTLYIFGALSSQVVQEALDKAKLTEEDLSAVAVTIGPGLSLCLRVGVRKARKLAGAYTLPIIGVHHMEAHALVASAKRVTVPFHGLPHLSLRVHLGGHNLLVLARDLGHYIQLGTTIDDAIGEAYDKTAKWLGLDMRKSGGPAVEELAREGDENSIKFKVPMKQHKDCNFSYAGLKTQVRMAIESKNIDAAVHVASASEEDRKARADIAASFQRVAVLHLEEKCERAIEWALEMEPSMKHLVVSGGVASNQYVRSRLIKIVEKKGLQLVCPPPSLCTDNGVMIAWAGIEHFRMGRYDPPPPACEPEDAVLDLRPRWPLGEELAQGRSEARSIKTARIHPSLTSLIQASMNNP; translated from the exons ATGGCGTCCTTGACGTCCAATTTAACCTCCATAACTTCCCGCCTAACCCTTCTCCGCAAGCCCTCAATCCACTATTCCACCACAACTCTCCAAAAATTGCAATTTCGCCTCAAATTGAGCAGACCCGCAGCTCCCTTTCCCCATCACACAATCCATTATTCATCTTGCCCGAAGGCGCGAACCGTAAAAGCGTCAAGCCAAGATGAGGAATTGGTTGTTCTTGGTATTGAAACTAGCTGCGACGACACTGCGGCTGCAGTA GTACGGAGCAATGGCGAAATCCTTAGTCAAGTTGTGTCTTCACAG GCAGATCTGCTTGTTCGTTATGGAGGAGTTGCTCCTAAGATGGCAGAAGAAGCACATTCACTGGTGATTGATCAG GTGAAAGTGAGATCAGACCATTCACATATGAATGACTTGTACACATCAAGTACACACGCAGTAGATATTTCAAGGGGGAGGCTCTTCTCCTTTTACCCATgctgtgtgtatgtgtgtgtgtgtgtgtgtgtgtgtgtgttatatACGCTTTACATATTTGGTGCTCTTTCTTCGCAGGTAGTGCAGGAGGCTCTTGATAAAGCAAAATTAACTGAGGAAGATCTTTCTGCAGTTGCCGTTACGATTGGTCCTGGTTTAAGCCTTTGTCTGCGTG TTGGTGTTAGGAAAGCTCGGAAACTTGCTGGGGCGTATACTCTACCCATTATTGGCGTCCATCACATGGAAGCCCATGCCTTGGTAGCAAG TGCAAAGCGAGTTACAGTTCCCTTTCATGGCCTTCCTCATCTCAG TCTACGTGTTCACTTAGGCGGCCATAATCTTCTTGTTCTTGCCCGTGATCTTGGCCATTACATACAACTTGGGACCACGATAGATGATGCGATTGGGGAGGCATACGATAAGACAGCCAAATGGCTTGGTCTTGATATGAGGAAGAGTGGAGGCCCTGCTGTAGAGGAGCTAGCTCGAGAGGGTGATGAAAATTCTATTAAATTCAAG GTGCCCATGAAACAGCACAAAGACTGCAATTTCTCATATGCAGGTCTGAAGACTCAAGTCAGGATGGCAATTGAATCcaaaaacat TGATGCTGCAGTACATGTTGCTTCAGCTAGTGAGGAAGACAGAAAGGCTCGGGCTGATATTGCAGCCTCGTTTCAG CGCGTTGCAGTGTTGCATTTAGAAGAAAAGTGCGAACGAGCAATTGAATGGGCATTAGAGATGGAGCCGTCTATGAAGCATTTG GTAGTCTCGGGAGGCGTTGCATCCAACCAGTATGTCAGGTCTCGCCTCATTAAGATCGTCGAAAAGAAAGGCCTGCAACTTGTCTGCCCTCCTCCCAGTCTCTGTACTGACAACG GCGTAATGATCGCTTGGGCCGGCATCGAGCATTTCCGCATGGGAAGATACGATCCTCCGCCACCTGCATGTGAACCGGAGGATGCCGTG CTTGATCTACGGCCAAGGTGGCCATTGGGGGAGGAATTAGCTCAAGGAAGAAGTGAAGCTCGCTCAATCAAAACAGCTCGGATTCATCCCTCTCTCACCTCTCTCATTCAAGCATCTATGAACAACCCTTGA
- the LOC131022033 gene encoding probable tRNA N6-adenosine threonylcarbamoyltransferase, mitochondrial isoform X2: MASLTSNLTSITSRLTLLRKPSIHYSTTTLQKLQFRLKLSRPAAPFPHHTIHYSSCPKARTVKASSQDEELVVLGIETSCDDTAAAVVRSNGEILSQVVSSQADLLVRYGGVAPKMAEEAHSLVIDQVKVRSDHSHMNDLYTSSTHAVDISRGRLFSFYPCCVYVCVCVCVCVLYTLYIFGALSSQVVQEALDKAKLTEEDLSAVAVTIGPGLSLCLRVGVRKARKLAGAYTLPIIGVHHMEAHALVARLVQSELQFPFMAFLISGGHNLLVLARDLGHYIQLGTTIDDAIGEAYDKTAKWLGLDMRKSGGPAVEELAREGDENSIKFKVPMKQHKDCNFSYAGLKTQVRMAIESKNIDAAVHVASASEEDRKARADIAASFQRVAVLHLEEKCERAIEWALEMEPSMKHLVVSGGVASNQYVRSRLIKIVEKKGLQLVCPPPSLCTDNGVMIAWAGIEHFRMGRYDPPPPACEPEDAVLDLRPRWPLGEELAQGRSEARSIKTARIHPSLTSLIQASMNNP, from the exons ATGGCGTCCTTGACGTCCAATTTAACCTCCATAACTTCCCGCCTAACCCTTCTCCGCAAGCCCTCAATCCACTATTCCACCACAACTCTCCAAAAATTGCAATTTCGCCTCAAATTGAGCAGACCCGCAGCTCCCTTTCCCCATCACACAATCCATTATTCATCTTGCCCGAAGGCGCGAACCGTAAAAGCGTCAAGCCAAGATGAGGAATTGGTTGTTCTTGGTATTGAAACTAGCTGCGACGACACTGCGGCTGCAGTA GTACGGAGCAATGGCGAAATCCTTAGTCAAGTTGTGTCTTCACAG GCAGATCTGCTTGTTCGTTATGGAGGAGTTGCTCCTAAGATGGCAGAAGAAGCACATTCACTGGTGATTGATCAG GTGAAAGTGAGATCAGACCATTCACATATGAATGACTTGTACACATCAAGTACACACGCAGTAGATATTTCAAGGGGGAGGCTCTTCTCCTTTTACCCATgctgtgtgtatgtgtgtgtgtgtgtgtgtgtgtgtgtgttatatACGCTTTACATATTTGGTGCTCTTTCTTCGCAGGTAGTGCAGGAGGCTCTTGATAAAGCAAAATTAACTGAGGAAGATCTTTCTGCAGTTGCCGTTACGATTGGTCCTGGTTTAAGCCTTTGTCTGCGTG TTGGTGTTAGGAAAGCTCGGAAACTTGCTGGGGCGTATACTCTACCCATTATTGGCGTCCATCACATGGAAGCCCATGCCTTGGTAGCAAG GTTAGTGCAAAGCGAGTTACAGTTCCCTTTCATGGCCTTCCTCATCTCAG GCGGCCATAATCTTCTTGTTCTTGCCCGTGATCTTGGCCATTACATACAACTTGGGACCACGATAGATGATGCGATTGGGGAGGCATACGATAAGACAGCCAAATGGCTTGGTCTTGATATGAGGAAGAGTGGAGGCCCTGCTGTAGAGGAGCTAGCTCGAGAGGGTGATGAAAATTCTATTAAATTCAAG GTGCCCATGAAACAGCACAAAGACTGCAATTTCTCATATGCAGGTCTGAAGACTCAAGTCAGGATGGCAATTGAATCcaaaaacat TGATGCTGCAGTACATGTTGCTTCAGCTAGTGAGGAAGACAGAAAGGCTCGGGCTGATATTGCAGCCTCGTTTCAG CGCGTTGCAGTGTTGCATTTAGAAGAAAAGTGCGAACGAGCAATTGAATGGGCATTAGAGATGGAGCCGTCTATGAAGCATTTG GTAGTCTCGGGAGGCGTTGCATCCAACCAGTATGTCAGGTCTCGCCTCATTAAGATCGTCGAAAAGAAAGGCCTGCAACTTGTCTGCCCTCCTCCCAGTCTCTGTACTGACAACG GCGTAATGATCGCTTGGGCCGGCATCGAGCATTTCCGCATGGGAAGATACGATCCTCCGCCACCTGCATGTGAACCGGAGGATGCCGTG CTTGATCTACGGCCAAGGTGGCCATTGGGGGAGGAATTAGCTCAAGGAAGAAGTGAAGCTCGCTCAATCAAAACAGCTCGGATTCATCCCTCTCTCACCTCTCTCATTCAAGCATCTATGAACAACCCTTGA
- the LOC131022033 gene encoding probable tRNA N6-adenosine threonylcarbamoyltransferase, mitochondrial isoform X3, protein MASLTSNLTSITSRLTLLRKPSIHYSTTTLQKLQFRLKLSRPAAPFPHHTIHYSSCPKARTVKASSQDEELVVLGIETSCDDTAAAVVRSNGEILSQVVSSQADLLVRYGGVAPKMAEEAHSLVIDQVVQEALDKAKLTEEDLSAVAVTIGPGLSLCLRVGVRKARKLAGAYTLPIIGVHHMEAHALVASAKRVTVPFHGLPHLSLRVHLGGHNLLVLARDLGHYIQLGTTIDDAIGEAYDKTAKWLGLDMRKSGGPAVEELAREGDENSIKFKVPMKQHKDCNFSYAGLKTQVRMAIESKNIDAAVHVASASEEDRKARADIAASFQRVAVLHLEEKCERAIEWALEMEPSMKHLVVSGGVASNQYVRSRLIKIVEKKGLQLVCPPPSLCTDNGVMIAWAGIEHFRMGRYDPPPPACEPEDAVLDLRPRWPLGEELAQGRSEARSIKTARIHPSLTSLIQASMNNP, encoded by the exons ATGGCGTCCTTGACGTCCAATTTAACCTCCATAACTTCCCGCCTAACCCTTCTCCGCAAGCCCTCAATCCACTATTCCACCACAACTCTCCAAAAATTGCAATTTCGCCTCAAATTGAGCAGACCCGCAGCTCCCTTTCCCCATCACACAATCCATTATTCATCTTGCCCGAAGGCGCGAACCGTAAAAGCGTCAAGCCAAGATGAGGAATTGGTTGTTCTTGGTATTGAAACTAGCTGCGACGACACTGCGGCTGCAGTA GTACGGAGCAATGGCGAAATCCTTAGTCAAGTTGTGTCTTCACAG GCAGATCTGCTTGTTCGTTATGGAGGAGTTGCTCCTAAGATGGCAGAAGAAGCACATTCACTGGTGATTGATCAG GTAGTGCAGGAGGCTCTTGATAAAGCAAAATTAACTGAGGAAGATCTTTCTGCAGTTGCCGTTACGATTGGTCCTGGTTTAAGCCTTTGTCTGCGTG TTGGTGTTAGGAAAGCTCGGAAACTTGCTGGGGCGTATACTCTACCCATTATTGGCGTCCATCACATGGAAGCCCATGCCTTGGTAGCAAG TGCAAAGCGAGTTACAGTTCCCTTTCATGGCCTTCCTCATCTCAG TCTACGTGTTCACTTAGGCGGCCATAATCTTCTTGTTCTTGCCCGTGATCTTGGCCATTACATACAACTTGGGACCACGATAGATGATGCGATTGGGGAGGCATACGATAAGACAGCCAAATGGCTTGGTCTTGATATGAGGAAGAGTGGAGGCCCTGCTGTAGAGGAGCTAGCTCGAGAGGGTGATGAAAATTCTATTAAATTCAAG GTGCCCATGAAACAGCACAAAGACTGCAATTTCTCATATGCAGGTCTGAAGACTCAAGTCAGGATGGCAATTGAATCcaaaaacat TGATGCTGCAGTACATGTTGCTTCAGCTAGTGAGGAAGACAGAAAGGCTCGGGCTGATATTGCAGCCTCGTTTCAG CGCGTTGCAGTGTTGCATTTAGAAGAAAAGTGCGAACGAGCAATTGAATGGGCATTAGAGATGGAGCCGTCTATGAAGCATTTG GTAGTCTCGGGAGGCGTTGCATCCAACCAGTATGTCAGGTCTCGCCTCATTAAGATCGTCGAAAAGAAAGGCCTGCAACTTGTCTGCCCTCCTCCCAGTCTCTGTACTGACAACG GCGTAATGATCGCTTGGGCCGGCATCGAGCATTTCCGCATGGGAAGATACGATCCTCCGCCACCTGCATGTGAACCGGAGGATGCCGTG CTTGATCTACGGCCAAGGTGGCCATTGGGGGAGGAATTAGCTCAAGGAAGAAGTGAAGCTCGCTCAATCAAAACAGCTCGGATTCATCCCTCTCTCACCTCTCTCATTCAAGCATCTATGAACAACCCTTGA
- the LOC131022033 gene encoding probable tRNA N6-adenosine threonylcarbamoyltransferase, mitochondrial isoform X5, which produces MAEEAHSLVIDQVKVRSDHSHMNDLYTSSTHAVDISRGRLFSFYPCCVYVCVCVCVCVLYTLYIFGALSSQVVQEALDKAKLTEEDLSAVAVTIGPGLSLCLRVGVRKARKLAGAYTLPIIGVHHMEAHALVASAKRVTVPFHGLPHLSLRVHLGGHNLLVLARDLGHYIQLGTTIDDAIGEAYDKTAKWLGLDMRKSGGPAVEELAREGDENSIKFKVPMKQHKDCNFSYAGLKTQVRMAIESKNIDAAVHVASASEEDRKARADIAASFQRVAVLHLEEKCERAIEWALEMEPSMKHLVVSGGVASNQYVRSRLIKIVEKKGLQLVCPPPSLCTDNGVMIAWAGIEHFRMGRYDPPPPACEPEDAVLDLRPRWPLGEELAQGRSEARSIKTARIHPSLTSLIQASMNNP; this is translated from the exons ATGGCAGAAGAAGCACATTCACTGGTGATTGATCAG GTGAAAGTGAGATCAGACCATTCACATATGAATGACTTGTACACATCAAGTACACACGCAGTAGATATTTCAAGGGGGAGGCTCTTCTCCTTTTACCCATgctgtgtgtatgtgtgtgtgtgtgtgtgtgtgtgtgtgttatatACGCTTTACATATTTGGTGCTCTTTCTTCGCAGGTAGTGCAGGAGGCTCTTGATAAAGCAAAATTAACTGAGGAAGATCTTTCTGCAGTTGCCGTTACGATTGGTCCTGGTTTAAGCCTTTGTCTGCGTG TTGGTGTTAGGAAAGCTCGGAAACTTGCTGGGGCGTATACTCTACCCATTATTGGCGTCCATCACATGGAAGCCCATGCCTTGGTAGCAAG TGCAAAGCGAGTTACAGTTCCCTTTCATGGCCTTCCTCATCTCAG TCTACGTGTTCACTTAGGCGGCCATAATCTTCTTGTTCTTGCCCGTGATCTTGGCCATTACATACAACTTGGGACCACGATAGATGATGCGATTGGGGAGGCATACGATAAGACAGCCAAATGGCTTGGTCTTGATATGAGGAAGAGTGGAGGCCCTGCTGTAGAGGAGCTAGCTCGAGAGGGTGATGAAAATTCTATTAAATTCAAG GTGCCCATGAAACAGCACAAAGACTGCAATTTCTCATATGCAGGTCTGAAGACTCAAGTCAGGATGGCAATTGAATCcaaaaacat TGATGCTGCAGTACATGTTGCTTCAGCTAGTGAGGAAGACAGAAAGGCTCGGGCTGATATTGCAGCCTCGTTTCAG CGCGTTGCAGTGTTGCATTTAGAAGAAAAGTGCGAACGAGCAATTGAATGGGCATTAGAGATGGAGCCGTCTATGAAGCATTTG GTAGTCTCGGGAGGCGTTGCATCCAACCAGTATGTCAGGTCTCGCCTCATTAAGATCGTCGAAAAGAAAGGCCTGCAACTTGTCTGCCCTCCTCCCAGTCTCTGTACTGACAACG GCGTAATGATCGCTTGGGCCGGCATCGAGCATTTCCGCATGGGAAGATACGATCCTCCGCCACCTGCATGTGAACCGGAGGATGCCGTG CTTGATCTACGGCCAAGGTGGCCATTGGGGGAGGAATTAGCTCAAGGAAGAAGTGAAGCTCGCTCAATCAAAACAGCTCGGATTCATCCCTCTCTCACCTCTCTCATTCAAGCATCTATGAACAACCCTTGA
- the LOC131022035 gene encoding DNA repair protein RAD51 homolog 3, translated as MEVSSLPISASHRGKLISAGYTSLSSLSSLSPSRLARDLKISENEAVEILKIASRRSGLHKIESGSRAIVNGAQTAWDMLHEEESSICITTSCSNLDGILGGGIHCKEVTEIGGMPGIGKTQLGIQLAVNAQIPADYGGLGGKAVYIDTEGSFIVERVLQIAEACAQDMLEYNSLLRRDSQACGVDKQPKSFLDNIFYFRVCSYTEQIAVINDLVKLISEHKDVKIVVIDSITFHFRQDFADMALRTRLLSGMSLKLMKLAKNFNLAVVVLNQVTSKFVEGSFQLTLALGDSWAHAATNRIILYWDGNERYAYIDKSPSLPSASAPYAVTGRGIRNSTSNCKRAKLM; from the exons ATGGAAGTATCGAGTCTGCCAATTTCTGCGTCGCACCGAGGAAAGTTGATATCGGCCGGCtacacttctctctcttctctttcctctctctctccttcccgTTTAGCCCGAG ATTTGAAGATTTCGGAAAATGAGGCGGTggagattttgaaaatagcaTCCAGAAGGAGTGGGCTACACAAAATTGAGAGCGGAAGTCGTGCTATTGTGAATG GAGCACAGACGGCATGGGATATGCTGCATGAGGAGGAATCTTCCATATGCATCACCACATCTTGCTCAAATTTGGATGGAATCTTAGGTGGAGGAATACATTGTAAAGAAGTTACCGAGATTG GTGGAATGCCAGGCATTGGTAAAACCCAACTTGG TATTCAGCTTGCAGTGAATGCCCAAATCCCAGCTGATTATGGTGGCCTTGGAGGGAAAGCAGTGTATATTG ATACTGAAGGCAGTTTCATAGTGGAACGTGTTCTACAAATTGCGGAGGCATGTGCTCAGGACATGCTAGAATACAACAGCTTGCTGCGGAGGGATTCTCAAGCCTGTGGAGTGGATAAACAGCCGAAGtcttttcttgataatatattCTACTTCCGTGTGTGCAGTTACACAGAGCAGATTGCTGTGATTAATGACTTGGTGAAGTTGATCTCTGAGCATAAAGAT GTTAAGATTGTCGTTATTGACAGCATCACTTTCCACTTCCGTCAAGATTTTGCGGATATGGCACTCAGGACTCGACTACTTAGTGGGATGTCACTAAAACTGATGAAACTTGCAAAGAATTTCAATTTAGCT GTTGTAGTATTAAATCAAGTAACCAGCAAGTTTGTGGAAGGCTCATTTCAGTTAACTCTTGCTCTTG GTGACAGCTGGGCACATGCTGCTACAAACCGGATCATACTATACTGGGATGGCAACGAGAGGTATGCATATATTGATAAATCACCCTCTTTACCATCAGCTTCAGCTCCTTACGCTGTGACCGGAAGAGGTATCCGGAACTCAACTTCAAACTGTAAAAGAGCTAAACTGATGTAG